TCGATGCGGCCGTACGCCTGCTCTCGTGCAGCCTGCATTGTGTCCCCTTTACCCGTCACGACGATGGGCATCCCGTTGTCGCCTGCGACACGCCATTGCCCGTCAATTTTCTTTGCGTCTTCGAGGTGGATTCCCTCACGGCTCTCGGTTTCGAAGACGACTGCCGCGTTGCGGGAGTTCTCCGCGAACGTCGCCTCGTCGGTGAACGGAAACGGGGGCAGACAGACCCGGACCGCGACCTGGTAGCCGCGGTGGGCCTCCAGGCCGGGATCGTTCCCGTGCGCGAGGTCGAAGAAGAACTCCCCCGTCGGGGTGATCATCGACTCCTGCTGGAGGACGATCGTTGGATAGCCGAATCGCGGCGTGAACTCGAGCGGGTAGATGCCCGTCTCGTTGACGATGCAGTTGATGTCGATGCTCCCCACGTAGCCCTCCTCGGCGAGCCAGCCTTCGAGCTTGCCGAACGTCTCCTCGAACAGTTTGTTCCGCCCGCCCCAGAACATCGACGTGCCCATCTCGCCGGTCGACGGGCCGATGTTCCCCGGAAAGAGCTTCTTGTGTTCGAAATTGAAATTGATCGGCTCGACGAAACGCTCGCCGTTGAAGAAGCCACAGACGGCGATCTCGACGCCCTCGACCTTCCGCTGCAACTGGAAGCCCTTCATGCGGTGACCCCAGGCTTTCTTGTAGGCACGCAGGACGTCCACGACGTCGCTGCCGTCGTCGTCGTCGCCGACGTACAGCAAGCGCTTGACGTTCTGGACCTCCCCGAGCGGTTTGACGACGTACGGCGCGGGGTTGGCTTCGATGTGGGCGATGGCGGCGTCGAAATCCTCGAACACCCGGTGGTCGACAGTGTTCACGCCGTGGGACTCCAGGACCTCCATCGCGTACCCACGGTCCTCCTCGAGTCGATCCGTGTCGGGCGTCCCGCCGACGACGGCCTTCCCCTCGGCGCGCAGCTCCTGTGCGAGCGCGCCCGTGCCGACCTCGGTCCCGACCCAGATGTCGTCGAAGACGATCACGTCGGCCCACGCGACCTCCGCCCGCCAGTCGTCGGTTTTCGGCACGAAACCGTCGCCGATCTCCTGGTCGCTCTCGGCCTCGATGTAGTACTTCACGTCGTGGCCCTCGGCGTGGACGTGCCAGGCGACGTCCGTGAGGAGCGCGGCGTCGAGCGAGCAGAACAGGAAGTTCTTCGGCTCCATACCTCGATGGCACTCGTCGAAGCCATATAGGCCAGGGCGTCGCCACGACGGAGCGCCGCGCCGGTCACCGGCCGAACGACACGGGCACTCACCGGCAATTATATATACTAGGTGTGACGCAGCGTGCGGAGACACCGCCCGTGTTGGTCGGATGCGGGGGGTTGAGAGCGCACATTTATCACCCCTGCATCTCTGAGTGTTGAGCATGTCCAAAGTCGAAGTCTCGTTGCCGGACCGAATCGACAGCGAGATCCGGCGGCTCGTCGAGCAGGGCGAGTTCGTCAACCAAGACCAGGCCGTCGAGGAGCTCCTCTCGATGGGCATGTCGGCGTACGACACGACCACCGAATCGCAGGAACCCGATCAGAACCTCTTCTCGCAGGCCGTCGAGGACCAACAGGATCCCGCGGCGCGGACCGACACCGGCGACGACTACTCGTTCTGACCCCGTCCGGGAGAGCGGCCGACTCCCCCGAACGACGGATTGATGCGTCGGACGGCCCTACCGTCGTGCATGCGGTCCGTTCTCTCGGCCGCCGAGCGAACCAAGTTCGACGAGCGGCCCGATCAGACGTTCTACGAGCAGCCGCGGTTCGTCACCCACGCCGACGACGCGTTCTGCGCGCGGCTAACCGACCTCTACGGCGAGGTGCTCGAACCGGGCGACCGCGTCCTCGACGCGATGAGTAGCTGGGTGTCGCACCTGCCCGACGAGTCGTACGAGGTGGTCGGCCACGGGCTGAACGCCGAGGAACTCGCCGCGAACGACCGGCTCGACGAGTGGTTCGTCCAGGACCTCAACGCCGACCAGGACCTCTCGTATCCGGACGCCGCGTTCGACGCCGTCTGCTGTGCGCTGTCCGTCCAGTACCTCGAGTTCCCGGGCCGGGTGTTCGCCGAGTTCCGCCGCGTGCTCGCGCCCGACGGCGTCCTCGTCGTCAGTTTCTCGAACCGGCTGTTCCCGACGAAAGCCGTCCGGGCGTGGCGCGCCGCCACGATGGACGAACGTATCGCCCTGCTCGACCGGTATCTCGACGCCGCCGGCGGGTTCGAGCGACGGACGGTGATCCGGGAACGGCCGGGGGCTGATCCGTTTTACGCCGTCGTGGCCGGAGGTGTCGCGGCCGACTCGCGGCTCCCCACGGGAGCGGGCCACCTGGATCGCGAGGGCGGAGGAGACGGGATCGACGACTGACCGGAGGGAGTGTGTTGGGCGGCCCGGGCCGAGTGCCGACGCGCGGACCGATGCCGAACAGTTAACACCCTCACCGTGCGAACCGGCGAGGAAATGGGTGTTGCGCTGCTGTCGAGCATCGTCGCGGGCGTGCAGTACGACCTGCGGACGCTCCACGGGCTCTGGATGGCGATCGCCTTCCCGCAGTTGCGGGAGTCCCACCCGGTCATGGGCCAGTGGCACCCCGAGACGACGGCCCAGCGGGTGGCATATCGCCTCTGGTCGGTGCTCGGCGGGCTCGGCCTGCTCGTCGGCTACCCGCTCACGGTCTTCGGCTTCGCCGTCCGGTTTTACGTCCGCCGCTTCGACCGGACCACGACCCGGATCGGCGTCGTCGGCACCGTCGGCCTCGCGATCGTGGTCTGGGGCGGGCTGACCGCGCTCGCACGCCTGCGGTTCTCGACCGAGGGCTTCCTCGCGGTGGCCGCCGCCGGCACCGTCGCCGTCGTGGCGACAGTCCTCGCGCTCGTCTTCTCGCGGGTCGGCGGCCGGCTGACGACCGTCGTCGTCGCCTACCCGTTCGCGGTCGTCGCCGTCTTCCTCCCGCCGGTGGTCGCCGCGCTGTACTCGCCGACGCTCGCGGGCGTCGTCTTCCCCGAGAGCGAGTCGCTCGCCATCTGGCTGCTCGACAACGTGCTCGTGGTCGGCGACCTGAACGCCCTCCTGCGGGCGCGGTTCGACCTCGCCGGCTTCGCGTACGTGGGGATGTGGACGGGCCTCGCCGTGCCGGTCGGCTGGACGCTCGGGTTCGTCGTCACGCTCGCGAACCTGGTTCGACCGAGCGACCCGGACCCGGACGCGGGCGCGGACGCGACCGGCGACTGAGGCGGCGGCGCTCCCGTCTCCGCGGACCAGAACGCGTTTGTGTCTCTCGCGGGAGTCACCAGGTGATGCCCTCCACAGTCCGAGCGTCGCGTGCGGCCACCGCGAACCCGGTCGGCCGCCGGCGGCCCCCGTCGTGCGAACGTCACGGCAGATCGACAGCTGCCCTCGCCCTCGCCCTCGCCCTCCCTTCCCGGACCGACACCGAGGTGGCGCGGCACTGATGCCGGGCCTCACCACCCGCCTCGCCGACGGCTGGCAGCGCGCGCTCCGTTCGCTCCGCCTCGCGCTCGTCCCGATGGTGCTCGCGCTCACGAACATCGACGGGATGCGATCGATTGTCGCGTTCGACGGCGTCCACGTCGGCTTTCGGTTCGGCGTGCCGGGCGCCGTGGTCACCGTCTGGCAGTTCGTGAGCCTCCCGCAGACGGGCGTGAACGTCGATCCTGGCGTGCCCCTGGAGGCGCTCCCGGTCGCGGTCGCCACGGTGCCGCTCCTGCTCGTCGTCCAGGCGGGACTGTCGGCGGGCTACTTCGGGAGCCTCGCGGACGAACTCGTCTCCGGCGACTACCGCTTCGTCGAGAACGTCGTCTCGTACTTCGGTTCGTTTCTGATCCTGACCGTGGTTCCGGTCGCGGTCTTGCTCCCGCCGGCCCTGGGGCTGGTCGGCCTCGGCGCGTCCACGGGAGGCGAGGCCGCACTCGGGGCCGTGTTCGTCCTCGGTGCGCTGGTCTACCTCGTCGTCGCCTACCTGTTCTACCCGGTGCCGTATCTGGTCGTCCTGCGGGACACCGGGCTCGTCGCAGCCGCAGGGGCGTCGTACGCGCTCGCCGTCGGCGGCGGCGCGTACCTCTCGTACACCGTCGGCATCGCGCTGTTCGTCTTCGTGGTTTCACCGGTCGTGACCGTGGTCGTGGTGAACGCCCCCGTCGTGGGCGTCCCGATCGGGATCGTCGCCGGCGGCGTCCTCGGACTCGCGGTCAACACCGCGACGATGCGGTTCGTCGCCGACATCGACCCGGCGTCGCCCGCGGTCGGCGAGTGGGACGGCGACGACGAGGACCGGGACGAAACCGGGAGTGGAGCCGAGCGATCGACCGGCGAAGCGCCACACGAGCGGGCGTCCGATCCCGAATCGCTCGCCAGGCGGGAATCGGACGACGAACGAGCCTGAGACGGTCGGCTGCGTACCCACCCGCGCGTCGGACGTGACAGCCGGCTCTGCCGTCCGGGACGACCGCGCCGCGCAGTTGATACCTGTCCGTCCCCACGATGGAGACACGACATGAACAGGCGGCAGTATCTCTCGATGGCGGGGCTGGCGGCGAGCGGTGTCGTCGCCGGCTGCACGAGCCGTGGATCGTCCGGGGGAGGTGAGGAACCGACCGGCACCGCCCAGAACCCGACCGGCGACGGCGGGTCGGCCGGGGGCTCCGGTGACCGGGTCGCCGTCGAGACGGTGGCGTCGGGCTTCGAGAACCCGTGGAGTCTCGCGTTCGTTCCCGACGACGGGCGACTGCTCGTCACGGAGCGAGCGGGACGGCTGAACCTCGTCGACCCGGCCGGGGGAACGGTCGAACGGGTCGAGGGGACGCCCGAGGTGGACGCGCGCGGGCAGGGCGGCCTGCTGGACGTGGGCCTTCATCCGCGGTTCCCCGAGACGCGGTGGCTATATCTGACGTACGCGGCCGCGCGGCCCGACGGGGCGTCGACGACACACGTGGGGCGAGGACGGCTCGACCCCGAGGCCGCCAGTCTCGACGGGTTCGAGACGCTCCACGCCGCCGAACCGTTCGTCGAGTCGGCCGGGCACTACGGCTCGCGGCTCGCGTTCGACGCCGACGAGCGGCTGTACGTGACCGTCGGGGACCGGCAGTTCAAGGACTTCGGGCCGGACCACACCGCACAGGACCTGACGACCGAACACGGCGCGACGCTCCGGTTCGAGACCGACGGGTCGGTTCCCGAGGACAACCCCTTCGTCGGCGACGAGGGGGCGCGGGACACCATCTACAGCTACGGCCACCGGAACGCCCAGGGGATGACCGTCCACCCCGAGACGGGAGCGCTCTGGCAGAGCGAGTACGGCGAACAGGACGGCGACGAACTCAACGTCGTCACCCGCGGGGGGAACTACGGCTGGCCGGTCGCGGACGAGGGGTGTACGTACGGCGGGGGCGAACCCATCGGCGTCTCACACAGCGACCGTGAGGACGTCGTCGCGCCGGTCTACTCGTGGCCCTGCGGGAGCGGCGGGTTCCCGCCCGGCGGGATGACGTTCTACACCGGCGACGCGTTCCCCGACTGGCAGGGGAATCTGTTCGTCGGCGGCCTCGCGTCGCAGGCGCTCGCCCGGTTCACCGTCGACGGGACGGAGACGACGCTGGCCGAACGGCTGCTCACAGAGCGCGGCTGGCGCGTCCGAACCGTCGCGGAGGAGCCCGACACGGGACACCTCTACGTGGCTGTCGACGCGGGCGACGCGCCGGTCGTACGACTCACGCCGCCGTAACAGTTGTTGCAAATACGATTTCTTTATTCAGTCTACGGCGTGGTTTTTTCATGCCGATTCTCCCGTCACACATGAGTTATCTCACCCGGTGACCTTCGTCTTTTCCTCTGAGTTCTGACACTGATTCGAGCGGGGTTCGACGGGCTTCACTCGTAGCTCTCCGAAGCCGTACTTCGAGTGACTGCCGACCCGGAGGATACCGCTCTTCGCGGTTTCCACCGGGCGGTCGCCCTCGTAGGCGACCACCTGTCCGTGGTCCACCGTCTGGAGCTTGTACACCTCCCGCTGTTCCAGTACCTTCTCCTCGCGTTCGCGGAGATCGCGGCGGTCCTCTTTCCACCACCACGGGACGTCCTGGTCGTGGGCGTTCGGGTACTCCGACTCCAGCACGAACGGCGTCACGAGTTCGAGGATGAACGCCTCACCGTCATCGAGACGCGAGTAGTCCAACGCCCCCAGGTCTACGACTTGCGTGTCTTTCAGCCGCGTGATACCGTAGCCGTAGTTGCGCTTTCCGCCGAACTGGAGGCCGTCCAGGGCGCTCTCGTCGAGCGGGAGGACGTCGTCGCGGTCGGCGTGGAGGTACGCGTTGATGTACCACTTCGTCGTCTGCTGTTGCTTCCGCGCGTCGTCGGGCTTCCCCATGATGGTCTCGTGGGACAGCGCCGGGTGGCCGCCCTGGACGCGGATATCGTGGGTGTTCAGCGCGTCTCGCG
This Salinigranum marinum DNA region includes the following protein-coding sequences:
- a CDS encoding phosphoribosylamine--glycine ligase; translated protein: MEPKNFLFCSLDAALLTDVAWHVHAEGHDVKYYIEAESDQEIGDGFVPKTDDWRAEVAWADVIVFDDIWVGTEVGTGALAQELRAEGKAVVGGTPDTDRLEEDRGYAMEVLESHGVNTVDHRVFEDFDAAIAHIEANPAPYVVKPLGEVQNVKRLLYVGDDDDGSDVVDVLRAYKKAWGHRMKGFQLQRKVEGVEIAVCGFFNGERFVEPINFNFEHKKLFPGNIGPSTGEMGTSMFWGGRNKLFEETFGKLEGWLAEEGYVGSIDINCIVNETGIYPLEFTPRFGYPTIVLQQESMITPTGEFFFDLAHGNDPGLEAHRGYQVAVRVCLPPFPFTDEATFAENSRNAAVVFETESREGIHLEDAKKIDGQWRVAGDNGMPIVVTGKGDTMQAAREQAYGRIDDIVMPNMYYRDDIGERWINGEGDRLLAWGYLGPQS
- a CDS encoding DUF7120 family protein, with the protein product MSKVEVSLPDRIDSEIRRLVEQGEFVNQDQAVEELLSMGMSAYDTTTESQEPDQNLFSQAVEDQQDPAARTDTGDDYSF
- a CDS encoding class I SAM-dependent methyltransferase, with translation MRSVLSAAERTKFDERPDQTFYEQPRFVTHADDAFCARLTDLYGEVLEPGDRVLDAMSSWVSHLPDESYEVVGHGLNAEELAANDRLDEWFVQDLNADQDLSYPDAAFDAVCCALSVQYLEFPGRVFAEFRRVLAPDGVLVVSFSNRLFPTKAVRAWRAATMDERIALLDRYLDAAGGFERRTVIRERPGADPFYAVVAGGVAADSRLPTGAGHLDREGGGDGIDD
- a CDS encoding PQQ-dependent sugar dehydrogenase is translated as MNRRQYLSMAGLAASGVVAGCTSRGSSGGGEEPTGTAQNPTGDGGSAGGSGDRVAVETVASGFENPWSLAFVPDDGRLLVTERAGRLNLVDPAGGTVERVEGTPEVDARGQGGLLDVGLHPRFPETRWLYLTYAAARPDGASTTHVGRGRLDPEAASLDGFETLHAAEPFVESAGHYGSRLAFDADERLYVTVGDRQFKDFGPDHTAQDLTTEHGATLRFETDGSVPEDNPFVGDEGARDTIYSYGHRNAQGMTVHPETGALWQSEYGEQDGDELNVVTRGGNYGWPVADEGCTYGGGEPIGVSHSDREDVVAPVYSWPCGSGGFPPGGMTFYTGDAFPDWQGNLFVGGLASQALARFTVDGTETTLAERLLTERGWRVRTVAEEPDTGHLYVAVDAGDAPVVRLTPP